The region GCTGTTTCATTTTGAacaaatacaaattaatGGAAAACTACAAAAAagtaaatgaatatttaatattttttaataaaaaaagaggCCAATTAAAAAGGACGATAattgatataataaatttatgtaaatCATGGATTGttgatatacaaaataaggAAGAAAAactaaatttaataaatacttTATGTACAATTAGTGaaggaaaaatatttgttgaAGTCGAAAGATCTGAAATTATaagaatattatcaaaaataaaggaaGATGATGGTAATATTGAAGAAGCtgcaaatatattacaagATGTTCATGTTGAAACATTTATATCTATGGACAAAAGAGATAAAACAGAATACATATTAGAGCAAATGAGGTTAGTGCTTTTACGTAAAGATTTTATTAGATGTCATGTAATTAgtagaaaaattaatcccaaattattaaatacaGATGAATTTGCTGATCTtaaattgaaatattttctttacatGATTCAATATTACATTAATGAAGAATCTTATTCAGATGTTGCTAATTGCTATGAGCAAAGATTTAACACAGAGTGTGTTCAAAATGATCCTAATTTATGGATTGATGaattaaaatgttatatcatttttttagtattatCTCCTTTTCAAGAACAACAaactaaatttttaaatttaataaaattacaaaaaaaaaaattaaaagaaataccAACATATGAACAAATGGTTAATGATTTTATTAAACAAGATTTAATAGAATGGCCATTATCTTATGAACAGGAATTACAAtcattttacatttttaatgacTCTGTTTTTGTGGGAGGCGAAAATAGATGGaatctttttaaaaaaaaagttatgcACCATAATATACATGTTATTTCAACATgctataataaaatatcattaCAAAGATTAGCtcaattaataaattcaaCAAATGAAGAAtcagaaaatttattattagaattagtttcaaataaaatgttaGATGCAAAAATTGATCGTTTATATGGGGTAATTAAATTTGGACAAAAGAATAATCCACAAACTTTATTAAACAATTGGTCATCTCAAATACATCAAATTGTTGACATACTCGAAGAATCATCGcatttaatacaaaaagaAAGGATGGTACATGAAGCAAAACTTAAACGAATGCaattggaaaataaaaaaatggctctctaatttttatacataataaattacaAACTTTTCCCACCTCATTCTTGTtctatattaatttaataaataaaaaagccGTTCATATGATGAAGTGACCAAAATTaacttatttattatttgtatggGACTATCcccttttctttttatatttttttaaatgttgcatactatgaaataaatcatattttatttccatcaatatattttcgtaaaatatatgtcaCAGATATTACACACgaatgtgtatatattcatagTGTAccaatatgtattttttatgcatagtgaaaatattatattcctttttttctctGTGTTGTTTTGTAAATCTTATTTTACATTACTTTTGTACCGAACCAAAGGGTCTACGGAATATATCGTGGGAACATCCTACTTGCAAGAAACTGATCATTTACATAATgctaaaaattatataataaatattataaaaattgtaaaaaaattcctAAATAATCGCCATCTTgtgattatatatttttctcgatccataaaaaatagctattcctccttttgtttaaattatttcataatGTCATGACTGgtgaataaataaataaatatatatatatatatatacaaactaaacaaaataatcggaattataaaaaggaaatacaAGCGGGTCATCCATTTTCCAGGTATCCATTTTATATGCCTCTCCGTCACCCTACATAATATACGCAATTTAAAGGTACccgttttatatattttgtaatatataaaatatttttaaataatttattcgaatatatatatgtgacaatttttaaagataaacataaattatgatataaattttgcTGCAAAAAAACAAGCTGATACCACAAAGGAACAATAATACGATGATTGCAAAGGGATGAAGAGGCATGAATAGCCATTTTACAAACACACAAacttataataatacaaagaTGCCTGAAATATGCAAAAGCagaaatttaaaatattacgAAAATACCCCATACTATTGTTCATACTCTACATGTTAGtcaatatatgtatgtgtaACAATAacaaaagtaaaaaaatattttatctaaacccaaataaagataataaaaagtcGAGAAATaccataaataaatattcaaaaaggaatattaacaaatatgatagcatattgaaatattattttgtatatccaTATTCTGATACtcatagtaataataaaagaaatataaaatgtgataatttatttaactcaaaagaaacaaaaacaGGTTGCATTGGCAATAGTAGGaatagtaaaatatattacgaATGGcgaattacaaaaataaaggatATCTccaaaagtaaaaaaatcaaaaatggAAACCCTCATCTTGATTTTTCCAAAGACAATGATAAAGATGGTAGTGAAAAAATCGAAGAAAATAATCCCAAACACAAACAAGTTGTAGAAAATTTGCAATATAACttaaattcaaaaatagaaaaaaagaaaacagaAATTGAACAATCCAACGAATTGGAggttaatttaaaaaatgaaacaaacACTTCCGATCATGTTATCTCGAAAAATGAAGTagatatgtatataaaaaaatatgaaagcgtttttttaaatagtaaGAGTAGAATAATGAACTTAATACCAAGTGCTgtacaaaataatacaaaaaaggaAGCAACAAttgatgatatattatatggagggtttttaaatatttataaaccTGTCAAATTATATTCTATGAAAGTatgtgaaaaaattaaaaaagtgttaaaaaattattttattaatataaataaaaataacattaaaataaaagtaggACATGGGGGAACATTGGATCCATTTGCAGAAGGGGTCTTAATGATAGGAATACAAAGGGGTACAAAAGAATtatccaattttttaaaatgctATAAACAATATCTAGCAGTTTCTGTATTCGGGATAGAAACCGATACGTTGGATAGAGAAGGAgcaataattaaaatgaaagacatgaaagaaataaaaaaaggcgATGATGATACTACTGAATTGTTACAAAGTGATAAGGAATATgcagaaaatttaaaaaacgaATTATCTAAGagtataaacaaatttattggGTGGAAAGATCAAGTACCACCTATTTATTCATCCAAAAGAGTTAAAGGATTAagattatatgaatatgcacgaaaaaatatacccgttaaaataaaatcgaGTAAagttcatttaaaaaatataaaatatttaaaagaattggaatttccattttttgatttgcATATACATTGTTCAGGCGGAACATATATAAGAAGTCTAATACGAGACATTGCACATTCCATAAATCAGTATGCTACtctaattaaattaattagaataaaacaaaatgagtATTCCTACAAAAATTCTTTACATTATGATGACATAAATATCGAAAATattaagaaatattttattaagttATAAAACTCTTTGTTATGCATTTCccgcattttttttgtttactttttttacctttaaaaatttacacaATTTTCAGTAGGTAAGCGATTTTTCGCGAACTCTCTTTCCTCATATATACTTCGAAAgcatcattttatttatcctattcataatattaataaaaataataattattattattttattttggcaTATTACCTATACGAATAGTGACCCACCTTTTCATCGCAAAGAAAAATTTCTATAATTCCAATGTCAAGATATACccaataattatatatagctttacacacatatatagatatatactTTACTAGctctataaatataatcgTTTTATATGTAAGCCTTGAAAGTAATACCACAATACAAAGGACAAAACAATGGTgaaaattaagaaaaagTTGAAAGGATTTACAGatggaataaaaatattgggAACTTTTCATAATGACAAATATGTAAacgatgaaaatgaaaatgatgatataataaatgatcctttatataaaaacattattgATCAAAGacaaacaaatattaaTCTCGATTTTAATCTTAAAGAAGTTatacaaaaacaaataaattacaaagatcttaatttgtatttaaatcaaaatGATACATCCATTCTTTTATCTatacttttatataaagttttaatgaaaaaaccACAAAATGTTGTTGAGTATATTGTTAACGAATTAAATGATCTACTTAATCAACCTACATTGGAAAAGGatgaaaatgtaaattCTCAAAGTagtgataataatagtcATATGGAATTATCAAATTGTGACGATGTTagtaaaagtaaaaaaaattcctTAGACCAACAACACACAATTATAAATCCAAAACCAAtggaattaataaatagtaaAGCCTTTTTAGGAGATGATATATTGAGCTtggaaaatttattaagtattgtaaattttacaaaaattcaaaattctgatcaaatttattttaataatttattaaaaatattaaaacaatttaaaaactttaaaaatgattgtatacttttaaatgaaaaaattaatccTAGTGATATTATACCTATGGACAAAGCTTTTCATTTAGCTACGCTTTTTTACACTAATCATTTTTCGAGATCCTTCATTAATTAGTTCTCTTTCCACACACACACAAAGCAACaccattttataatttatttttgtttatttcaaaatgtAGGAAACAAAACTAGTCTTATTAACTGTCAAAATCCATGTTTTAGTATGACTTTTCCAAATGTCTATATCTCAAATACCATTTTTAtctcattattttattatatattctttatatttttatattatatatattttttttttcctgtAATTAAACTAAATATCGCTATTTGACCTGACCGGCAAGGTTGGTAAaacaatttataaaaaaaatacagttaaatatttataaataatgataaatgaaaaaaaattaaaaatggacaaaataacaataaaaaacaaaaatttataaaaaaataaaaatatacttaaAAACAGTTTTCGAAAAATGCACACATTCTAAAATGTAGcatttatacaaattttgcgaataacaaaaaaaataaaactgaAAAGAATGaggataaaattaaaaaaaataaattaatcaATTAAATTCTTCAGGATTGGGAGTCATGTAAATCATCTAAACTTTTTTGGAGAgataattttgtttgtgGTTGAGGGTCTGGAGGCAAATGTTGCATTTCTACCCTAAAagattaaaataaaaaagtaaagCCATAATTACATAGAATAATCAAATTGAGAAAGTACGAAACTAAACTGTTTTgatgaatatgaaaaaataataacttGTTCGCAACTTACTTATTCAAAGAATCCATAGTGTTGCTTTCATTTCTTGTGTTTCTCATTGTTGCTAAATTATGTTCTCTATTGTAGCTtccatttttcatttgggTTTTATTTGTTAGGGCCAAATCGGGGGgcatcatataatttattcttttataCACCAACCCATCATCAATTTCATCCATAGAATTTAAAcctttaatattataacattttccaatattttcatttgacAATGAACTTATTTTTGAACCGTtcccatttttaaaattgtctTCATTTTCCTTTAAGTTATTAACTTCATCATaattaagaaatatatttgagcTGCTTTGTTCGattgttttttcatttttgaaaaaagtgTTTATAATTGAATTGGTATTATTTCTGCTGTTTCTGCTGTTTGTGCTGTTTCTACTTTTGCacaattcattatttttttcatcaaaattttcttcaattattttatctgcatatttatctgactcaattttataatcaCATCCTTCTAATATTTCGTCTTTCAtcatttcatattttttttcatcgaaaaatatattgttatgctcgtttttttccattCCAAAATTATCAAACTTGGTTaaatctttatttatatcatccATACTTTTACCATTacaataattttcaaaatcgttaaaaatttcattttctttattattgtaaaaTTTGTCATGATCATGATTTTCTTCagattcatttttttcactacTGTCGTCTTTACCTTTATATTCGTCCCCATTCTCGTCATATCCCATATTCTCTTCTTTCTCTTCCTTTTCTTCGCTTCCTATGTGCTCACTACAAGGGTTTTCGAAAAGGTTGCCATCATTTTTGCCTGTATCAGAGCCCAATAAATCGTCTTGCttcttatcattttcatcttcTTCCCCCTTGCCATCACTACAATtatctaaatttttttcataactCAAAACTTTTAACATTTCATTCATTATTTCACTATCATctaaattatcattttttttttcacacaCATTTGTATCATCTGCCAATACATTTTCAGCATTATCATCATTGCAGATGCTTGTAGAATCTTTATTAGTATAAAATTGGGGTGCTTTTAAATCTAttaaatcattattattttcaacttCCTTATATTCATTTCCAGAAGTTTTAGAAGGTATATCCTCATGCTTGGTATTATCAAAGTTGTGTGCACTTTTAGTTTCATTTTGAACGTTTTctgatttatttattttgtcttCTTCACCATTTTTGGATACCATATTAGCTTTTTCTTTGTTGCGACTTTCATTAAGattcatattttcacaTTCAGGTTTCAAAATTTGAttaaatattgttatatttttattttttttaataattaatgcACTGGATgcattgtttttatatttattacaatAATTTGTAGCTGAAAATAGagtcaatatttttttattaaaatcatatttatatccttCAGGAATACATTCATTTCCtcttattatcattttgattttattactttttagAAAGGTAGATaatctattttttccaaattttACTGTTATTTTTCCTCTACTTGATGGgattatatcatattttttacaactcTTCAATAATTCCATATCATTATCatctaaataatttataggATCAGACCATAATGTATctatgattattttttttaatatttcacttttattattattatttctatcAACATTTTCTGGTATTATAACCGgtttttcaatatttaaataatcctTTACATTTTGAATACTATCACCAATACCACtatgtatacataaaatttcATTGTCTAATAAAACAGATAAAGGTAAAAATTCTAAAACGTCATTAATTCTGTTAAATACTTCATATgaatatgcacatataacatcatctttataatttatctttcctaaacaattaaaattactttttatttttttttcaatatctttataaaaaccatatatataattaaataatctaTTTTCATGATTTCCtcttattaaatatatatgtctaggaaataatatttttaaactgAATAAGAAGCAAATGACTTCTAAAGATAATTCTCCTCGATTTAAATAGTTACCCAAAAACACGTATTTCATATCGTTTTGATTGGTTGCACATTTAGCATTCTCATCATTTTCTAACTCCTTCTCAGTTTTTAATgaagaaattattttattgttattatcaTGCATTGGCCAATTgtacatattaaaaaaatcaacaACATCAAATAAGTTTCCATGTATGTCtccaaatattttacatggCAAATTAACCAATTCAAGTGAATTTtctaatttaaataattttacaaCTTCATCACATAAAAGAAGAACATCATTATAATTACATACtctaaatatatcaaaataatttttataatcctctcttttctttttataacaaatattataaaaggTAGTGAACACCTTAAAAGCAATATCCTGATTtaatgttaataatttatgatctgttatatatttttctctaTACTCCTTTACAACATCCTTAATACTGTTTTCCACTTGTTCGTTATCATCAACAATCAAATcataatcatatatttcttttacttTCAAATTTGATTCAcaattttcttcttttccAAAGCGAGGTAAAACATCcctattttttgttttttcattactctctaataatatattatcatctttatttatattattacttcCTTCCACTACTACATCAGTATTCCTAATTTGGTTTTCCCCATCTTGATcttcttttaaattttcatcatgctttatattattttcgtttccattttctaaaatagtatcacattttttatcaaaaccAGAAATGGTTAAACGATTTGGATTCAAATTCATACCTTCAGAATcgtttatttcatttttatcatttaccccaaatttttcattagcATATGAatcatcatttatttttgtttcttcatttgttttttcaaaattatttgattcCTTTTTCAAATCAGAACCCATTGTATCTAACTCGTTCATGTCACCAACAGATTCTTCCACTACATGTTCCATTGAACCCAacttactatttttaatatttgctttattttttattatttcatttttatcctTCTCATcaccatatatattattataatcagTTTCGTAACTATTCGTTTGGAATTCCACTGATTGGCTATCCGTAAAAGTATTTCTTCCTTTCCCatcaaaatgaatatcattcatttttgatttttcaaaattctGACTAATACTAGctaaaaattcatttttcttaACCTTGTTTGTATTACTATAAGTTTCAATTGGCAATTTTTCCATTGatgtttctttttcttttaaattggCTAGCACTTTTCCGGTGCCAACTTTTGAAAATGTATCTATATCAATTTGCTCCGACGAAGCATTTTCTGTTATATCTGTAAATATTCCTGAACCCTCATATGCATTCATTCTTCTTAACATATgaaaattgttataatcCTCatctaaaatattattcgaTGATGTACTAAAATGAATAGTATCATGGGAATATCCAGAAACATTTCTCAAATTGCtatcaataatattatttgtttctttacttatttcattattttttttatttttagagtatataaaaaagaaatcaTCACCATCTACATATTTTTCGGGtatcaaattttttgcatatgtgtaaagaaaatatttttttacaacacTAGCAACGTCACAATTAGATCGTAACAAATTTGCTGTTCCTTCAATTTGCTTATTTgctattaatttataaaaatagtcataactaattttttcattatttttcataagtTTATCCCTTTcattaataacaaaattttttaatttatttttatccgTTTTTAATTCTAAATGTTTCAAATCATTTgataattcatatatatgatataaaaatactagCATTTCCTTACTATTTAAATATCCATCTCTGTCCAAATCATAGGCTCTAAAAATTAACTGATGGCGTAATTTCCCTGCATCatcaaatatatcattaccCATTTGAGGACTGCATGCTAACATACCTATAATAAAATCACTTTCagtaatataatattttcttcctCTGTCTAAACaattaaatatgaataatataattttttttgatgaaaaaatatttttataatttctaaaaatttgtttaaaattttttaatgatattAAATTTGGATAGTCTGTATGCCCatattcattaaataaatattttaaaaatatgaatttttctataatcttattattttttttttcaaataattcatatataatgtctttcataacattttttatttcattttcatcattattt is a window of Plasmodium chabaudi chabaudi strain AS genome assembly, chromosome: 5 DNA encoding:
- a CDS encoding 26S proteasome regulatory subunit p55, putative — encoded protein: MEDTAAKIIGSSDGLLTDPRIAQDFSAETNELLAKAENYFTVGDFELIIEELILLEKKCRQSYDGISTSKICCFILNKYKLMENYKKVNEYLIFFNKKRGQLKRTIIDIINLCKSWIVDIQNKEEKLNLINTLCTISEGKIFVEVERSEIIRILSKIKEDDGNIEEAANILQDVHVETFISMDKRDKTEYILEQMRLVLLRKDFIRCHVISRKINPKLLNTDEFADLKLKYFLYMIQYYINEESYSDVANCYEQRFNTECVQNDPNLWIDELKCYIIFLVLSPFQEQQTKFLNLIKLQKKKLKEIPTYEQMVNDFIKQDLIEWPLSYEQELQSFYIFNDSVFVGGENRWNLFKKKVMHHNIHVISTCYNKISLQRLAQLINSTNEESENLLLELVSNKMLDAKIDRLYGVIKFGQKNNPQTLLNNWSSQIHQIVDILEESSHLIQKERMVHEAKLKRMQLENKKMAL
- a CDS encoding tRNA pseudouridine synthase, putative produces the protein MQKQKFKILRKYPILLFILYMLVNICMCNNNKSKKIFYLNPNKDNKKSRNTINKYSKRNINKYDSILKYYFVYPYSDTHSNNKRNIKCDNLFNSKETKTGCIGNSRNSKIYYEWRITKIKDISKSKKIKNGNPHLDFSKDNDKDGSEKIEENNPKHKQVVENLQYNLNSKIEKKKTEIEQSNELEVNLKNETNTSDHVISKNEVDMYIKKYESVFLNSKSRIMNLIPSAVQNNTKKEATIDDILYGGFLNIYKPVKLYSMKVCEKIKKVLKNYFININKNNIKIKVGHGGTLDPFAEGVLMIGIQRGTKELSNFLKCYKQYLAVSVFGIETDTLDREGAIIKMKDMKEIKKGDDDTTELLQSDKEYAENLKNELSKSINKFIGWKDQVPPIYSSKRVKGLRLYEYARKNIPVKIKSSKVHLKNIKYLKELEFPFFDLHIHCSGGTYIRSLIRDIAHSINQYATLIKLIRIKQNEYSYKNSLHYDDINIENIKKYFIKL
- a CDS encoding serine/threonine protein phosphatase 8, putative; this translates as MKNGIERKENNIYGSGYAQYQNKLDNDLALKNREGIKKNGIAENSMYSYNTVELGGLGPYGMSSINNNNNYYGDSKMRNVKYNNLGMPYNMIDKNYTMNNISMNKRFVKVDDEINKNNVYPHYYRSRSSGTHIKNYYPNVNIKNNNGISLFEQGINDKNSVYLLNDHNKNNNTIYEQSPIINTGKNIYNNSFNMNMNKEIYTNPKTNITSSINRGNIMGNYNLPNVVEYKNDMFYPYEDKINNGYTNYQNNINNLIVNPDKNMNLRNTRLYKTSEYHYNNPNKNDNSIGINNICKIYNTDNKKDSKHIQYENNSGEYDFVANNKNVNGYKIYNNDSYETQINSMNKQYAPVLNTDCLGDNNDSKILANNINSPIVYTETSGNLYKHIYNNKEENTHDLCNAKTIEVPNGEAHHDNTELSSEIFSYNNINNFVKGDTSLEYVNSYNNRKGVDKSEIEKDSGKNENNNISMSNETIKINQKNRNEFLEWKSHNRLLKNIIASYNENTNIKKHGLFNLLFDMYGYNKHIFKNYLSNNDENEIKNVMKDIIYELFEKKNNKIIEKFIFLKYLFNEYGHTDYPNLISLKNFKQIFRNYKNIFSSKKIILFIFNCLDRGRKYYITESDFIIGMLACSPQMGNDIFDDAGKLRHQLIFRAYDLDRDGYLNSKEMLVFLYHIYELSNDLKHLELKTDKNKLKNFVINERDKLMKNNEKISYDYFYKLIANKQIEGTANLLRSNCDVASVVKKYFLYTYAKNLIPEKYVDGDDFFFIYSKNKKNNEISKETNNIIDSNLRNVSGYSHDTIHFSTSSNNILDEDYNNFHMLRRMNAYEGSGIFTDITENASSEQIDIDTFSKVGTGKVLANLKEKETSMEKLPIETYSNTNKVKKNEFLASISQNFEKSKMNDIHFDGKGRNTFTDSQSVEFQTNSYETDYNNIYGDEKDKNEIIKNKANIKNSKLGSMEHVVEESVGDMNELDTMGSDLKKESNNFEKTNEETKINDDSYANEKFGVNDKNEINDSEGMNLNPNRLTISGFDKKCDTILENGNENNIKHDENLKEDQDGENQIRNTDVVVEGSNNINKDDNILLESNEKTKNRDVLPRFGKEENCESNLKVKEIYDYDLIVDDNEQVENSIKDVVKEYREKYITDHKLLTLNQDIAFKVFTTFYNICYKKKREDYKNYFDIFRVCNYNDVLLLCDEVVKLFKLENSLELVNLPCKIFGDIHGNLFDVVDFFNMYNWPMHDNNNKIISSLKTEKELENDENAKCATNQNDMKYVFLGNYLNRGELSLEVICFLFSLKILFPRHIYLIRGNHENRLFNYIYGFYKDIEKKIKSNFNCLGKINYKDDVICAYSYEVFNRINDVLEFLPLSVLLDNEILCIHSGIGDSIQNVKDYLNIEKPVIIPENVDRNNNNKSEILKKIIIDTLWSDPINYLDDNDMELLKSCKKYDIIPSSRGKITVKFGKNRLSTFLKSNKIKMIIRGNECIPEGYKYDFNKKILTLFSATNYCNKYKNNASSALIIKKNKNITIFNQILKPECENMNLNESRNKEKANMVSKNGEEDKINKSENVQNETKSAHNFDNTKHEDIPSKTSGNEYKEVENNNDLIDLKAPQFYTNKDSTSICNDDNAENVLADDTNVCEKKNDNLDDSEIMNEMLKVLSYEKNLDNCSDGKGEEDENDKKQDDLLGSDTGKNDGNLFENPCSEHIGSEEKEEKEENMGYDENGDEYKGKDDSSEKNESEENHDHDKFYNNKENEIFNDFENYCNGKSMDDINKDLTKFDNFGMEKNEHNNIFFDEKKYEMMKDEILEGCDYKIESDKYADKIIEENFDEKNNELCKSRNSTNSRNSRNNTNSIINTFFKNEKTIEQSSSNIFLNYDEVNNLKENEDNFKNGNGSKISSLSNENIGKCYNIKGLNSMDEIDDGLVYKRINYMMPPDLALTNKTQMKNGSYNREHNLATMRNTRNESNTMDSLNKVEMQHLPPDPQPQTKLSLQKSLDDLHDSQS